The following coding sequences are from one Streptomyces angustmyceticus window:
- a CDS encoding aminoglycoside phosphotransferase family protein — protein sequence MTDTENEITADLVRDLLLEQHPDLAGLAVREVAGGWGNHMWRLGDELAVRMQRMDPTPELQLKERRWLPVLAPRLPLPVPIPVRFGEPSERFPKHWTVMTWVPGEPLDHSSISRGADAADTLADFLQALHLEAPAEAPIATDRGAHPRNCADGFENFLQAVGPDDIAADVRAVWDDAVAAPAWEGPPVWVHGDLHPANVVVSDGTLSGVVDFGDLFAGDPAWDLAAAWVLLPAGTASRFFDMYAHADEAAIRRARGLAALKSLFLMLMGQNGDRGLPGGKPNWGPVGRAALDRVLKGV from the coding sequence ATGACCGACACCGAGAACGAGATCACCGCGGACCTGGTCCGTGACCTGCTGCTGGAGCAACATCCAGACCTTGCAGGGTTGGCCGTCCGCGAGGTGGCGGGCGGCTGGGGCAACCACATGTGGCGGCTCGGGGACGAGTTGGCCGTGCGCATGCAGCGGATGGACCCCACCCCGGAGCTCCAGCTCAAGGAGCGGCGGTGGCTACCCGTGCTGGCCCCGCGCCTGCCGCTCCCGGTGCCGATCCCGGTGCGATTCGGCGAACCGTCCGAGCGTTTCCCCAAGCACTGGACCGTGATGACGTGGGTTCCTGGGGAGCCGCTGGACCACAGCTCGATCAGCCGCGGCGCCGACGCGGCCGACACGCTGGCGGACTTCCTCCAGGCGCTCCATCTGGAGGCGCCCGCCGAGGCGCCGATCGCTACGGACCGCGGTGCCCATCCCAGGAACTGCGCGGACGGCTTCGAGAACTTCTTGCAGGCCGTTGGTCCCGACGACATCGCTGCCGACGTCCGGGCCGTCTGGGACGACGCCGTTGCGGCCCCCGCGTGGGAGGGCCCGCCGGTGTGGGTGCACGGCGACCTCCATCCCGCGAACGTCGTCGTCTCGGACGGAACGCTCTCGGGCGTCGTCGACTTCGGTGACCTGTTCGCCGGCGATCCCGCGTGGGACCTCGCCGCCGCATGGGTGCTGCTGCCCGCGGGCACGGCCTCACGGTTCTTCGACATGTACGCGCATGCAGACGAGGCGGCGATCCGGCGCGCCCGCGGGCTGGCCGCCTTGAAGAGCCTCTTCCTGATGCTCATGGGGCAGAACGGAGATCGCGGCCTTCCCGGCGGCAAGCCGAACTGGGGTCCTGTAGGCCGGGCGGCACTTGATCGTGTTCTGAAGGGCGTTTGA
- a CDS encoding EF-hand domain-containing protein — MADIMETAARKVFERYDLNGDGLVTADEYRKVVAELEGSEITEAQAQELIDSLDTNGDRQMSFEEFWAAMKG; from the coding sequence ATGGCGGACATCATGGAGACGGCGGCTCGGAAGGTCTTCGAGCGCTACGACCTCAACGGGGACGGTCTCGTCACCGCGGATGAATACCGCAAGGTCGTGGCGGAGTTGGAGGGCTCGGAGATCACCGAGGCTCAGGCCCAGGAGCTGATCGACTCGCTCGACACCAACGGCGACCGCCAGATGTCCTTCGAGGAGTTCTGGGCGGCCATGAAGGGCTGA
- a CDS encoding chloramphenicol phosphotransferase CPT family protein, which translates to MTSGRIIFLNGTSSSGKSSIARELVEILDDGVFFHLAVDGFNAMRSKRELGAEELDAALRRTRMGFHRSIAAMSEVGNDIVVDHVLSEPWRLLDCLTVLRPEDVLFVGVHCPLDELTRREQARGDRPPGLAAHQYGLVHVHGDYDLECDTSTASPRECAQRIKEFLPNRPSPTAFSRLRRRYPADGQGHATARHSLDGTDDPVHAPGASEMRCVADAASL; encoded by the coding sequence ATGACATCCGGTCGGATCATCTTCCTCAATGGCACCTCCAGTTCAGGGAAGTCGAGCATCGCGCGGGAGCTCGTGGAGATCCTGGACGACGGCGTCTTCTTCCATCTGGCGGTGGATGGGTTCAACGCGATGCGCAGCAAGCGGGAGCTCGGGGCGGAGGAGCTCGATGCTGCGTTGCGGCGGACCAGGATGGGGTTTCACCGCTCGATCGCGGCCATGTCCGAGGTGGGCAACGACATCGTGGTCGACCATGTCCTCAGTGAACCGTGGCGGTTGCTCGACTGCCTGACGGTGCTGCGGCCCGAGGACGTCCTGTTCGTCGGCGTCCACTGCCCGCTGGACGAACTGACCCGCCGCGAGCAGGCCCGGGGCGACCGCCCGCCAGGTCTCGCAGCGCACCAGTACGGCCTCGTTCACGTCCACGGCGACTACGACCTGGAGTGCGACACCAGCACGGCGAGCCCACGTGAATGCGCCCAGCGGATCAAGGAGTTCCTCCCGAACCGCCCGAGTCCCACCGCCTTCTCTCGCCTCCGCCGGCGCTACCCAGCGGATGGTCAGGGGCACGCGACAGCCAGGCACAGTCTCGACGGGACCGACGATCCCGTTCATGCGCCCGGGGCCTCGGAGATGCGATGCGTCGCGGACGCGGCTTCCCTCTGA
- a CDS encoding glycosyltransferase, producing MAERAQAAGHEVAVATGAGVVQHIEKRGLTALTLPHLLSMGEALQGGKVQPPPGMDKVGSVTVELAPEFFAAAFVGTLAGPSALDLLDVAKDWRPDLILHESTEYGGYLAAERLGIPHGVLDIAPMAPYAHPAVQEELNRQREKLGLAPVSDPWHPFRAFRAGVVPEDFYPADSRLPGARYYQVPAQTTAGGLDPEIAQLPTERPLVLATLGSNAPRLPGGALALLETIIETLGDLPVTGVVALGADRDPGQWDGARPDNVHLTSFVQQELLLRSSDLFLTHAGFNGTREALASGVPMVAVPLFAEQSYNAGRLQELGVGTRIDVQDVTREALAAAVRNVLEDRSYRSRAQGLQRRAHALPDLGRLVEDAAALAA from the coding sequence GTGGCGGAACGAGCCCAGGCGGCGGGCCATGAGGTGGCCGTCGCCACGGGGGCCGGGGTGGTCCAGCACATCGAGAAGCGCGGGCTCACCGCGCTGACGCTGCCCCACCTCCTGTCGATGGGGGAAGCACTCCAGGGCGGCAAGGTCCAGCCCCCGCCGGGTATGGACAAGGTCGGGTCGGTCACCGTCGAGCTGGCGCCGGAGTTCTTCGCGGCGGCGTTCGTCGGGACCCTCGCCGGGCCCAGCGCCCTCGACCTCCTCGACGTGGCGAAGGACTGGCGGCCGGACCTGATCCTCCACGAGTCGACCGAGTACGGCGGCTATCTGGCGGCGGAGCGCCTCGGCATACCCCATGGCGTGCTGGACATCGCGCCGATGGCCCCTTACGCCCACCCCGCCGTGCAGGAGGAGCTGAACCGGCAGCGGGAGAAGCTCGGACTGGCGCCGGTCAGCGACCCCTGGCACCCGTTCCGCGCCTTCCGTGCCGGAGTCGTTCCGGAGGACTTCTACCCCGCGGACAGCCGGCTGCCCGGTGCCCGCTACTACCAGGTCCCCGCCCAGACGACAGCGGGTGGCCTCGACCCGGAGATCGCTCAACTCCCCACGGAGCGGCCGCTCGTCCTCGCCACCCTCGGCTCGAACGCTCCCCGTCTCCCCGGCGGCGCGCTCGCGCTGCTGGAGACCATCATCGAGACGCTCGGAGATCTGCCGGTCACCGGTGTCGTGGCGCTGGGAGCCGACCGCGACCCGGGGCAGTGGGACGGTGCGCGGCCCGACAACGTCCATCTGACGTCGTTCGTACAGCAGGAACTGTTGCTGCGGTCCAGCGATCTGTTCCTCACGCATGCCGGTTTCAACGGGACCCGGGAGGCGCTGGCGTCCGGAGTCCCCATGGTGGCCGTGCCGTTGTTCGCCGAGCAGTCGTACAACGCCGGCCGGCTGCAGGAGTTGGGTGTCGGGACGCGGATCGACGTCCAGGACGTCACGCGTGAGGCGCTGGCGGCAGCGGTGCGCAACGTACTGGAGGACCGTTCCTACCGGTCCCGTGCCCAAGGACTCCAGCGCCGGGCCCACGCGCTGCCGGACCTCGGACGGCTGGTGGAGGACGCGGCGGCCCTGGCCGCCTGA
- a CDS encoding TetR/AcrR family transcriptional regulator yields MAPGRESGSAGSGQDAATCERKGERTRRRILTAARRKFAEVGYERATIRAIATEADVDKSSVIQYFGSKQDLFREAVRWQIPHDELTTGDPGHTVENRLRGMLGTWAADPDGPMAVLLRTSMTSDEAAELLRRHLTAEVTDHIAGTIDAPDARLRAALFSSIMMGIAAQRFLLHMPDLAEADVEDIVRIATPLLRDLVAPEA; encoded by the coding sequence GTGGCCCCGGGGAGAGAATCGGGTTCCGCGGGCTCGGGCCAGGACGCAGCGACCTGCGAGCGCAAGGGCGAGCGCACACGTCGGCGCATTCTGACGGCCGCACGGCGCAAGTTCGCGGAGGTCGGCTACGAGCGTGCCACCATCCGCGCCATTGCGACCGAAGCGGACGTGGACAAGTCGTCCGTGATCCAGTACTTCGGCAGCAAGCAGGACCTGTTCCGGGAGGCCGTCCGCTGGCAGATCCCCCATGACGAGCTCACCACCGGCGATCCGGGCCATACGGTGGAGAACCGCCTGCGGGGCATGCTGGGCACCTGGGCGGCGGATCCGGACGGCCCCATGGCGGTGCTCCTGCGGACCAGCATGACGAGCGACGAAGCGGCCGAGCTGCTGCGCCGGCACCTCACCGCGGAGGTCACCGATCACATCGCCGGCACCATCGATGCCCCCGACGCGCGACTGCGGGCCGCACTGTTCAGCTCGATCATGATGGGCATCGCCGCCCAGCGCTTTCTGCTGCACATGCCCGACCTGGCCGAGGCGGACGTGGAGGACATCGTGCGGATCGCCACTCCCCTGCTCCGCGACCTCGTCGCTCCGGAGGCGTGA
- a CDS encoding Fur family transcriptional regulator codes for MSDLLGRLRGRGWRMTVQRRVVAEVLDGEHVHLTADEVLARAAARLPEISRATVYNTLGELVSLGEVMEVATDGRAKRYDPNAHRPHQHLVCSTCGTIRDVHPDGDPLAALPASERYGFTISAAEVTYRGLCPGCAPA; via the coding sequence ATGAGCGACCTGCTGGGCCGGCTTCGCGGACGTGGCTGGCGGATGACCGTTCAGCGTCGCGTGGTCGCCGAGGTACTCGACGGCGAACACGTCCACCTCACCGCGGACGAGGTGCTCGCCCGCGCCGCCGCGCGGCTGCCGGAGATCTCCCGCGCGACCGTCTACAACACCCTCGGCGAACTCGTCTCACTCGGCGAAGTGATGGAGGTGGCCACCGACGGCCGCGCCAAGCGCTACGACCCGAACGCCCACCGTCCCCACCAGCACCTGGTCTGCTCGACCTGCGGCACCATCCGGGACGTCCACCCCGACGGCGACCCCCTGGCCGCCCTGCCCGCCTCCGAACGCTACGGCTTCACCATCTCCGCCGCCGAGGTGACCTACCGGGGCCTCTGCCCCGGCTGCGCACCGGCGTGA
- the katG gene encoding catalase/peroxidase HPI has translation MSENHDALVTDPKPEEAGGCPVAHGRALHPTQGGGNRQWWPERLNLKILAKNPAVANPLGEEFDYAEAFQSLDLPTVKQDIAEVLTTSQDWWPADFGHYGPFIIRMAWHSAGTYRISDGRGGAGAGQQRFAPLNSWPDNANLDKARRLLWPVKKKYGQSLSWADLLVLAGNVALETMGFATFGFGGGREDVWEPEEDVYWGPETTWLDDRRYSGDRELENPLGAVQMGLIYVNPEGPNGNPDPLAAARDIRETFRRMAMNDEETVALVAGGHTFGKTHGAGPADSVGPDPEAATLEEQGLGWKSTFGTGKGGDAITSGLEGTWTNTPTTWDNSFFDILFGYEWELFKSPAGAHQWRPKDGAGAGTVPDAHDPSKSHAPTMLTTDLSLRFDPAYEQISRRFQENPEAFADAFARAWFKLTHRDMGPVVRYLGPEVPAEAQLWQDPLPAVSHELVDAGDVAALKSRILASDLSVSQLVSAAWASASSFRGSDKRGGANGARIRLEPQSGWEVNDPDQLATVLRTLEGIQESFHADQKGGKRISLADLIVLAGGAAVEQAAKDAGFDIEVPFTPGRADASQEQTDVESFAALEPAADGFRNYVGKGNRLPAEHLLLDKANLLTLSAPELTVLVGGLRVLGANHQQSAHGVLTTTPGSLTNDFFVNLLDLGTTWTATSKDGNTFEGRDAATGEVKWTGTRADLVFGSNSELRALAEVYASDDAKEKFVHDFVAAWDKVMNLDRYDLV, from the coding sequence ATGTCTGAGAACCACGACGCACTCGTCACAGACCCGAAGCCCGAGGAGGCAGGTGGCTGCCCGGTCGCGCACGGTCGCGCCCTCCACCCGACCCAGGGTGGCGGAAACCGCCAGTGGTGGCCGGAGCGGCTCAATCTGAAGATCCTTGCCAAGAATCCCGCGGTGGCGAACCCGCTGGGCGAGGAGTTCGACTATGCCGAGGCGTTCCAGAGCCTCGACCTTCCGACCGTGAAGCAGGACATCGCCGAGGTGCTGACGACCTCGCAGGACTGGTGGCCGGCGGACTTCGGGCACTACGGCCCGTTCATCATCCGGATGGCGTGGCACAGCGCGGGCACGTACCGCATCAGCGACGGCCGCGGCGGCGCCGGGGCCGGCCAGCAGCGTTTCGCCCCGCTGAACAGCTGGCCGGACAACGCCAACCTCGACAAGGCCCGCCGTCTGCTGTGGCCGGTCAAGAAGAAGTACGGCCAGAGCCTGTCGTGGGCCGACCTGCTGGTCCTGGCCGGCAATGTCGCGCTGGAGACGATGGGCTTCGCGACCTTCGGCTTCGGCGGCGGGCGTGAGGACGTCTGGGAGCCGGAGGAGGACGTCTACTGGGGTCCCGAGACCACCTGGCTCGACGACCGGCGCTACAGCGGCGACCGGGAGCTGGAGAACCCGCTCGGCGCGGTCCAGATGGGCCTGATCTACGTCAACCCGGAGGGCCCGAACGGCAACCCGGACCCGCTGGCCGCGGCCCGCGACATCCGGGAGACGTTCCGCCGGATGGCGATGAACGACGAGGAGACGGTCGCCCTGGTCGCGGGCGGTCACACCTTCGGCAAGACCCATGGCGCGGGCCCGGCCGACAGCGTCGGCCCCGACCCCGAGGCCGCCACGCTGGAGGAGCAGGGCCTGGGCTGGAAGAGCACCTTCGGCACCGGCAAGGGCGGGGACGCGATCACCAGCGGTCTTGAGGGGACGTGGACGAACACCCCGACGACCTGGGACAACAGCTTCTTCGACATCCTCTTCGGGTATGAGTGGGAGCTGTTCAAGAGCCCCGCGGGCGCGCACCAGTGGCGGCCGAAGGACGGCGCGGGGGCCGGCACGGTCCCCGACGCCCACGACCCGTCGAAGAGCCACGCCCCCACGATGCTGACGACCGACCTGTCGCTGCGCTTCGACCCGGCGTACGAGCAGATCTCCCGTCGCTTCCAGGAGAACCCCGAGGCGTTCGCGGACGCCTTCGCCCGCGCGTGGTTCAAGCTGACCCACCGCGACATGGGGCCGGTCGTGCGCTACCTCGGCCCGGAGGTCCCGGCCGAGGCCCAGCTGTGGCAGGACCCGCTGCCCGCGGTGTCGCACGAGCTCGTCGACGCCGGGGACGTCGCCGCCCTCAAGAGCCGGATCCTCGCCTCGGACCTGTCCGTCTCCCAGCTGGTGTCGGCCGCGTGGGCGTCGGCCTCGTCCTTCCGCGGCAGCGACAAGCGCGGCGGCGCCAACGGTGCGCGCATCCGTCTGGAGCCGCAGAGCGGGTGGGAGGTCAACGACCCCGACCAGCTGGCGACGGTCCTGCGCACCCTGGAGGGGATCCAGGAGTCCTTCCACGCGGACCAGAAGGGCGGCAAGCGGATCTCGCTCGCCGACCTGATCGTGCTCGCCGGCGGCGCGGCCGTCGAGCAGGCCGCCAAGGACGCCGGCTTCGACATCGAGGTCCCCTTCACCCCCGGCCGCGCGGACGCGTCGCAGGAGCAGACGGACGTGGAGTCGTTCGCCGCGCTCGAACCGGCTGCCGACGGCTTCCGCAACTACGTCGGCAAGGGCAACCGGCTGCCGGCCGAGCACCTGCTGCTCGACAAGGCGAACCTGCTGACCCTGAGCGCGCCCGAGCTGACGGTCCTCGTCGGCGGCCTCCGTGTCCTGGGCGCGAACCACCAGCAGTCGGCGCACGGCGTCCTCACCACCACCCCGGGGTCCCTGACGAACGACTTCTTCGTCAACCTCCTCGACCTCGGCACCACCTGGACGGCGACGTCGAAGGACGGGAACACCTTCGAGGGCCGTGACGCCGCCACGGGCGAGGTCAAGTGGACCGGCACCCGCGCCGACCTCGTCTTCGGCTCGAACTCCGAGCTGCGCGCGCTGGCCGAGGTCTACGCGAGTGACGACGCGAAGGAGAAGTTCGTGCACGACTTCGTCGCGGCGTGGGACAAGGTGATGAACCTGGACCGGTACGACCTGGTCTGA
- a CDS encoding GNAT family N-acetyltransferase — MTAAAPQHPLDPTIRPITGPDEVELFNQLPYPFNHEIADDLRTGRRRPEWLWVALHEGRTVARAGWWCRSGDEQPFLFDILDCAEGHGVTGRQLLRTALAAVVTKDAKPPQYVRLVPGDWREDPAARPGIDTLIALVEGEGARPFVERLRFQWTPGTPLATPDPRLTLRAVADREELVGLMTEVLDGTLDAHSHRDLQTMTPRRAAEEQYRDELEKYATPRDWWRVAVLPDGEPVGFVIAAKNSYHAIIAYIGVRPAHRGHGYIDALLAEGTRILAGAGVPRIRATTDLGNTPMAAAFSRAGYANFQREIHFDWS, encoded by the coding sequence TTGACCGCAGCAGCACCGCAGCACCCTCTCGACCCGACGATCCGCCCGATCACCGGCCCGGATGAGGTCGAGCTCTTCAACCAGCTTCCCTACCCCTTCAACCACGAGATCGCCGACGACCTCCGTACCGGTCGCCGCCGCCCCGAGTGGCTCTGGGTCGCCCTGCACGAGGGACGGACCGTGGCCCGGGCCGGCTGGTGGTGCCGAAGCGGCGACGAGCAGCCCTTCCTCTTCGACATCCTCGACTGCGCCGAAGGCCACGGGGTCACGGGCCGCCAACTGCTGAGGACGGCCCTGGCCGCCGTCGTCACCAAGGACGCCAAGCCGCCGCAGTACGTACGGCTCGTCCCCGGCGACTGGCGGGAGGACCCGGCGGCACGGCCGGGCATCGACACCCTGATCGCACTGGTCGAGGGCGAGGGAGCCAGGCCCTTCGTGGAGCGCCTGCGCTTCCAGTGGACCCCGGGCACACCGCTCGCCACCCCGGACCCACGGCTGACGCTCCGGGCGGTCGCTGACCGCGAGGAGCTGGTCGGCCTGATGACCGAGGTCCTCGACGGCACGCTGGACGCGCACAGTCATCGTGATCTGCAGACCATGACCCCTCGCCGGGCCGCGGAGGAGCAGTACCGGGACGAGCTGGAGAAGTACGCCACTCCCCGTGACTGGTGGCGCGTCGCCGTCCTCCCCGACGGCGAACCGGTGGGCTTCGTCATCGCGGCGAAGAACAGCTACCACGCGATCATCGCCTACATCGGCGTACGCCCCGCCCACCGCGGCCACGGCTACATCGACGCGCTGCTCGCCGAGGGCACCCGCATCCTCGCCGGAGCCGGCGTCCCGCGTATCCGCGCCACGACGGACCTCGGCAACACCCCCATGGCGGCCGCCTTCTCACGGGCGGGCTACGCCAACTTCCAGCGCGAGATCCACTTCGACTGGAGCTGA
- a CDS encoding STAS domain-containing protein encodes MSEPYELNVEVNVTEPEVAVVTVSGDLDGATGTSLHHQLANQIVHGRRFLVLDLRAVPFMDSSGLNILIRASNEAKRLDGSLHLAAVSDVVLRLLDLTGISVTTPVHASPEDALAVIASQRADEPGRAESVRAAQR; translated from the coding sequence GTGTCCGAACCGTACGAGCTGAACGTCGAAGTGAACGTCACCGAGCCGGAGGTCGCGGTGGTGACCGTGTCGGGGGATCTCGACGGTGCGACCGGCACCTCGCTTCACCACCAGCTGGCCAATCAGATCGTGCACGGCAGGCGGTTTCTCGTGCTGGACCTGCGGGCCGTGCCGTTCATGGACTCCTCGGGGCTGAACATCCTCATCCGTGCCTCCAACGAGGCCAAGCGCCTCGACGGGAGCCTGCACCTGGCAGCGGTGTCCGATGTCGTACTGCGCCTGCTCGACCTGACGGGCATCAGCGTCACCACCCCGGTCCACGCGAGCCCCGAGGACGCCCTCGCCGTGATCGCGTCACAGCGCGCGGACGAGCCCGGCCGGGCAGAAAGCGTCCGTGCCGCACAGCGGTGA
- a CDS encoding glutathione-independent formaldehyde dehydrogenase, which yields MKAVVYKGPYSVEVEDVAKPGIQHPNEVVVKVTSTAICGSDLHMYEGRTAAEPGIVFGHENMGIIEEVGPGVTSLMAGDRVVMPFNVACGFCTNCLEGYTGFCQTVNPGFAGGAYGYVAMGPWSGGQAEYLLVPYADFNCLKLPPGNEHESDFMLLADIFPTGYHGCELAQVRPGESVAVYGGGPVGLMAAYSALLRGASKVFVVDRIPERLDKAREIGAVPVNFAEGDPVQQIKDQTQGAGTDKGVDAVGYQAMAHGEAREEPATVLNSLVETVRATGALGVPGLYVPADPGGPDEQAKKGMLVVSIGKLFEKGLRMGTGQCNVKRYNRRLRDMIIEGRAKPSFVVSHELPLDQAPSAYDKFDKRIEGYTKVILHP from the coding sequence ATGAAAGCCGTCGTCTACAAAGGGCCGTACTCCGTCGAGGTCGAGGACGTCGCCAAGCCCGGCATCCAGCACCCCAACGAGGTGGTCGTCAAGGTCACCTCCACCGCGATCTGCGGCTCGGACCTGCACATGTACGAAGGTCGCACGGCAGCCGAGCCCGGCATCGTCTTCGGCCACGAGAACATGGGGATCATCGAGGAAGTAGGCCCGGGCGTCACCTCGCTCATGGCGGGCGACCGTGTGGTGATGCCCTTCAATGTCGCCTGCGGGTTCTGCACCAATTGCCTTGAGGGGTACACCGGATTCTGTCAGACCGTCAATCCGGGATTTGCGGGTGGCGCTTACGGATATGTCGCCATGGGGCCCTGGTCGGGCGGCCAGGCGGAATATCTGCTCGTTCCCTACGCCGACTTCAACTGCCTGAAACTTCCGCCGGGAAACGAGCACGAGTCCGACTTCATGCTGCTCGCCGACATCTTCCCCACCGGATACCACGGCTGTGAACTCGCCCAGGTACGCCCGGGCGAGAGCGTCGCGGTGTACGGCGGCGGGCCGGTCGGGCTCATGGCCGCCTACTCCGCTCTCCTGCGCGGGGCGAGCAAGGTCTTCGTCGTCGACCGGATACCCGAGCGGCTGGACAAGGCCCGTGAGATCGGTGCGGTCCCGGTCAACTTCGCCGAGGGCGACCCGGTCCAGCAGATCAAGGACCAGACGCAGGGGGCCGGCACCGACAAGGGCGTGGACGCCGTCGGCTACCAGGCCATGGCGCACGGCGAGGCCCGCGAGGAACCGGCGACCGTCCTGAACTCGCTCGTCGAAACGGTGCGGGCCACCGGTGCCCTCGGTGTGCCGGGCCTGTACGTTCCGGCCGATCCGGGCGGTCCCGACGAACAGGCCAAGAAGGGCATGCTCGTCGTCTCGATCGGCAAGCTCTTCGAGAAGGGGCTGCGGATGGGGACGGGGCAGTGCAACGTGAAGCGCTACAACCGGCGCCTGCGCGACATGATCATCGAGGGCCGGGCGAAGCCGAGCTTCGTCGTCTCGCACGAACTCCCCCTCGATCAGGCCCCCTCGGCGTACGACAAGTTCGACAAGCGCATCGAGGGCTACACCAAGGTCATCCTGCATCCGTAG
- a CDS encoding DUF6480 family protein: protein MSSPSSDQDPRRSPGLAPGVGVPPGETPQGEGSTGAETGPRDSQTRGWATGPVIILGIIVVLCAAFFIAYAVIVTV, encoded by the coding sequence ATGAGTTCTCCATCTTCCGATCAGGATCCACGCCGCTCCCCCGGCCTCGCCCCTGGAGTCGGGGTACCGCCCGGGGAAACCCCGCAGGGCGAGGGCAGCACCGGCGCGGAGACCGGCCCCCGTGACAGCCAGACCCGTGGATGGGCCACAGGCCCCGTCATCATCCTGGGCATCATCGTGGTGCTCTGCGCCGCGTTCTTCATCGCCTACGCCGTGATCGTGACCGTGTGA
- a CDS encoding carbohydrate-binding protein, with protein sequence MAAAAPQSVGSNWYAAAPYLMPLDNDPPDAASVMDATGLKAFQLAFVLAPNGGGCAPTWGGTDPVGSDTAVAGVISAIRAKGGDVSASIGGYGGTKLGQTCGTPEATAAAYQRVVDKYGLKALDFDLEEPEYENAAAIHNEIGAAKILQQRNPGIYLSVTTAGTADGTGWFGKQMLDEAKSQSFTPDNFSIMPFDGGFNGAASQTAALTKFNSLLRTTFGWDEATAYAHEGISQMNGRSDTGEYFTQADFRTVLDFATAHHMARFTNWSVNRDRQCSPPDNNGRTSGTCSSVPQGAYDFTAYSVKFAGATPPTTPPTIPPTTPPGSCTAPAYNAGTVYVGGDTASYNGHTWQAKWWTQGETPSTGGSGVWRDLGAC encoded by the coding sequence ATGGCCGCAGCGGCCCCGCAGTCCGTGGGCAGCAACTGGTACGCCGCGGCGCCCTACCTCATGCCGCTGGACAACGACCCGCCGGACGCCGCATCGGTGATGGACGCCACCGGCCTCAAGGCGTTCCAGCTCGCCTTTGTCCTGGCCCCGAACGGCGGTGGCTGCGCGCCGACATGGGGCGGGACCGACCCGGTCGGCTCGGACACCGCGGTGGCCGGCGTGATCTCCGCGATCCGCGCGAAGGGCGGGGATGTCTCCGCCTCCATCGGCGGGTACGGCGGCACCAAGCTCGGGCAGACCTGCGGCACCCCGGAGGCGACGGCCGCCGCATACCAGCGGGTCGTCGACAAGTACGGCCTCAAGGCTCTCGACTTCGACCTGGAGGAGCCCGAGTACGAGAACGCCGCGGCCATCCACAACGAGATCGGGGCCGCCAAGATCCTCCAGCAGCGGAACCCCGGTATCTACCTCTCCGTCACCACGGCCGGCACCGCGGACGGCACCGGCTGGTTCGGCAAGCAGATGCTCGACGAGGCCAAGTCCCAGTCCTTCACACCGGACAACTTCTCCATCATGCCGTTCGACGGCGGCTTCAACGGCGCGGCCTCCCAGACCGCGGCCCTGACCAAATTCAACTCCCTCTTGCGGACCACCTTCGGCTGGGACGAGGCCACCGCGTACGCCCACGAGGGCATCTCGCAGATGAACGGCCGCAGCGACACCGGCGAGTACTTCACCCAGGCGGACTTCCGGACGGTGCTGGACTTCGCGACCGCGCATCACATGGCGCGCTTCACGAACTGGTCCGTCAACCGGGACCGGCAGTGTTCCCCGCCGGACAACAACGGCAGGACGTCCGGCACCTGCAGCAGTGTTCCGCAGGGTGCGTACGACTTCACCGCGTACTCGGTGAAATTCGCCGGGGCCACCCCGCCCACCACGCCACCCACTATCCCGCCCACCACTCCGCCCGGCAGTTGCACCGCCCCCGCCTACAACGCCGGAACGGTCTATGTGGGTGGCGACACGGCCTCGTACAACGGCCATACGTGGCAGGCGAAGTGGTGGACGCAGGGTGAGACGCCCTCCACCGGCGGCTCGGGGGTCTGGCGCGACCTGGGCGCCTGCTGA